Proteins from one Mercurialis annua linkage group LG7, ddMerAnnu1.2, whole genome shotgun sequence genomic window:
- the LOC126656507 gene encoding GBF-interacting protein 1-like produces MSGLGVKISIPATVRKTIQDIKEITGNHSEEDIYAMLKECSMDPNETAQKLLLQDTFHEVKRKRDKKKENVNNKESGDSRRKPSTQSRGSRGGRGNFPSRYTSHDAGGSRVPGPARDNVNNQAADKGAGISLPASQEKSKETSPSPSSAGVLANDATAEASASTSVKPKSNFPAGSGVSKSETISSTIVDKMGSTVSAVDADKSPEIAFGTGDAHGGPVPISSNSVSVAPTSSSAVYFSSSDPVLVPSNDLRVPVGTIKREVGGHRTSGDSNAVIPIEKSASETSSAFPQGKMPSKSQVGKGQLNDSSQPSCAPIHGGSSGSRPSSNYNSRTQQIPALQKVGSTKEWKPKPANTNVNQGSGAAGSSDIPNIPVEVPLPQSHVLDTEEATSKLHKKLEELHLPQRRHVIIPTHIHVPESERTKLSFGSFDASFAITSYVSGPGSDKSSTPLSETSEGVNGTVEEHVASNQDTLETAEEGAYPDHPDSPSHAPGNFSSEGDVSSSAVPDYNESKQEAAFLSGGQQYSVVHTSPSYGFGFVPPMLGTQISPFENSDSQARDMSRLPSFVVQQPIDPAYYAQFYRSGADTDGRVSPFTSPAVAAKYNGNVAALPQHTAQSTQEGGNSLVLSTAGLTPVATQAAGPMQSSMAVSQQQLPVFRPPTGLHMPHYPPNYIPYGHYFSPFYVPPPGIHQFLSNGAFPQQPQAGGVYQAPQAAAAIGVKYSLPQYKPGTNTGNSTHMGMPSGYGPYGSSPAGYNPSSTTAGGNTTTNEDLGGSQFKESNVYLTGQQSEGSAVWIAGPGRDMSSLPSSYYNLPPQGQHMTFTPTQAGHGTYTNIYQPTQAVTTPAVHPLLQQSQSMGGAVDMGPAATVYQQPQHQQINWPSNY; encoded by the exons ATGAGCGGTCTTGGGGTTAAGATTTCAATTCCGGCCACCGTCCGCAAGACGATCCAAGATATTAAAGAGATCACCGGTAATCACAGTGAAGAAGACATTTATGCAATGCTTAAAGAATGTTCTATGGATCCTAATGAAACTGCTCAAAAACTTCTCCTTCAgg ATACGTTTCATGAAGTCAAAAGGAAACGGGACAAGAAAAAAGAG AATGTAAACAACAAAGAATCTGGAGATTCCCGACGGAAACCTAGCACACAAAGTCGAGGTAGTAGGGGTGGTCGTGGAAACTTTCCATCCCGTTACACATCACATG ATGCTGGTGGCAGCAGGGTTCCTGGCCCTGCAAGGGACAATGTAAACAACCAAGCTGCAGATAAGGGAGCGGGCATTTCTTTGCCAGCCTCTCaagagaaaagtaaagaaacaAGTCCATCACCAAG CTCTGCTGGTGTTTTGGCCAACGATGCTACTGCTGAAGCTTCTGCAAGCACGAGTGTAAAGCCTAAATCAAATTTTCCTGCTGGCAGTGGCGTAAGTAAAAGCGAAACAATCTCATCAACCATTGTTGATAAGATGGGAAGTACAGTATCTGCTGTTGATGCAGACAAATCCCCTGAAATTGCTTTTGGAACTGGGGACGCACATGGGGGGCCCGTTCCAATCTCTAGTAACTCGGTATCTGTGGCTCCAACATCTTCATCAGCTGTTTATTTCTCATCATCAGATCCTGTACTTGTTCCATCTAATGATCTACGAGTTCCTGTGGGTACAATCAAACGTGAAGTGGGTGGTCATCGAACTTCTGGCGATTCAAATGCAGTTATTCCTATTGAGAAATCAG CTTCTGAGACTAGTTCTGCTTTTCCTCAAGGGAAGATGCCAAGTAAATCCCAGGTTGGGAAGGGTCAGCTCAATGACTCTTCCCAACCCTCATGTGCACCAATCCACGGTGGTTCTTCTGGTAGCAGGCCTTCCTCTAACTACAATAGCAGGACACAGCAAATTCCTGCACTTCAAAAAG TTGGTTCTACTAAGGAGTGGAAACCAAAGCCAGCAAACACAAATGTGAATCAGGGTTCTGGAGCAGCTGGTTCATCTGATATACCTAACATTCCAGTTGAAGTGCCACTGCCTCAATCACATGTCCTTGATACAGAAGAGGCAACCTCTAAACTGCATAAGAAGTTGGAGGAGTTGCATCTTCCACAACGTCGGCATGTTATTATTCCAACCCATATTCATGTTCCTGAATCTGAAAGAACAAAATTGAGTTTTGGAAGTTTTGATGCTAGTTTTGCAATTACGAGCTATGTCAGTGGTCCAGGGAGTGACAAGAGTTCTACACCTTTGTCTGAGACTTCTGAGGGTGTTAACGGAACTGTGGAGGAACATGTTGCGAG CAATCAAGATACATTAGAGACTGCTGAGGAGGGAGCCTACCCCGATCATCCAGACTCACCTTCGCATGCACCTGGAAACTTCTCTTCTGAGGGAGATGTCTCGTCTAGTGCAGTTCCTGACTACAATGAGTCCAAGCAGGAGGCTGCATTTTTGTCTGGGGGCCAGCAATATTCAGTGGTACATACTTCTCCGAGCTATGGTTTTGGTTTTGTGCCTCCAATGCTGGGTACTCAGATTTCACCATTTGAAAATTCTGATTCTCAAGCACGTGATATGTCTCGCCTTCCTAGCTTTGTT GTTCAGCAGCCCATTGATCCTGCTTATTATGCCCAATTCTATCGTTCTGGCGCTGATACTGATGGCCGGGTTTCTCCGTTTACTTCACCCGCAGTTGCTGCTAAATACAATGGGAATGTTGCAGCGTTGCCTCAACATACTGCTCAGTCTACTCAAGAG GGTGGGAATTCTTTAGTTCTGTCAACAGCGGGTTTAACTCCAGTAGCTACTCAAGCTGCTGGGCCCATGCAAAGTTCTATGGCTGTCAGTCAGCAGCAGCTTCCTGTCTTCCGTCCCCCAACTGGGTTACATATGCCGCACTATCCACCAAATTACATCCCTTATGGTCATTATTTCTCCCCATTCTATGTTCCACCTCCAGGCATCCACCAATTTTTAAGTAATGGTGCATTTCCACAACAGCCTCAAGCTGGGGGTGTGTATCAAGCTCCACAGGCAGCAGCTGCCATTGGTGTCAAATATTCACTTCCACAATATAAACCTGGAACTAATACAGGAAACTCAACTCATATGGGAATGCCGAGTGGCTATGGGCCATATGGCTCCTCTCCAGCTGGTTATAATCCCAGTTCTACAACAGCAGGCGGAAATACTACAACAAATGAGGATCTTGGCGGTTCCCAATTTAAGGAAAGTAACGTCTACCTCACTGGACAGCAG AGTGAGGGTTCAGCTGTGTGGATCGCTGGACCTGGTCGAGATATGTCTAGCTTGCCTAGTTCCTACTACAACCTTCCTCCTCAAGGTCAGCATATGACTTTCACCCCAACGCAGGCTGGCCATGGCACATACACAAATATCTATCAGCCCACGCAAGCAGTAACCACGCCAGCTGTTCATCCACTTCTGCAACAGTCTCAATCAATGGGTGGAGCAGTTGATATGGGACCTGCAGCCACCGTTTACCAGCAACCTCAGCATCAACAGATTAATTGGCCTAGCAACTACTGA
- the LOC126656516 gene encoding DNA-directed RNA polymerase subunit 10-like protein, which yields MIIPVRCFTCGKVIGNKWDTYLDLLQADYSEGDALDALGLVRYCCRRMLMTHVDLIEKLLNYNTMERSEGS from the exons ATGATTATTCCAGTTCGCTGCTTTACCTGCGGAAAG GTTATTGGAAACAAATGGGATACATACCTTGATCTTCTTCAAGCAGATTACTCTGAAGG GGACGCTCTTGATGCATTAGGTTTGGTCCGGTATTGCTGCAGGCGCATGCTCATGACGCATGTTGACCTCATCGAAAAGCTTTTGAACTACAACA CTATGGAGAGAAGCGAAGGATCCTAA